One window from the genome of Rufibacter tibetensis encodes:
- a CDS encoding WD40/YVTN/BNR-like repeat-containing protein, giving the protein MKKLIYPLLFLSVTQFAVSPAEAQKKSKGKAKEANQTDQINPYFKPVKWRNVGPSRGGRSVTASGVINDPLTYYMGTTGGGLWKTEDAGQNWFNISDGFFKTGSVGAVSVSESDPNVVYVGMGEHAPRGVMTSHGDGVYKSTDAGKTWTKLGLDLTRHIAGISIHPQNPDVIYVAAQGALHGPGQDRGVYKSVDGGKTWKKTLYVDENTGCADISMDMNNPRILYASMWDHRRLPWQVISGGKGSGLYKSTDGGETWKKLENGLPKELGKIGVSVSRANSNKVYAVIESDTQKDLGGLFVSEDGGSKWNRVSKDHRLTQRAWYYIEVFADPQNENTVYVLNAPGLKSTDGGKTWTQITGTHGDYHQLWMNPKDSKNMVVANDGGAAISFNGGKVWSTQDNQPTAQFYRVNADNVFPYNLYGGQQDNTSVKIASRNTSGSGIEERDWSFSAGGESAFLAFNPENPRYVVGGSYQGNIEVHDVVTNLRTSIMVSPILYLGMEPKNMKYRFNWNAPIIYSAHEPNTFYNAGNILFKTTDTGKTWQAVSPDLTRHDSTKMIISGAPFTNEGAGGENYGTIAYVVESPHEKGVLWTGSDDGLVHLTRDGGKTWNNVTPKGLGETLVNSIEVSPHDKATAYIATTRYKFNDFTPAIYKTTDYGKSWTKITDGIPGEAFTRVVREDSERKDLLFAGTELGLYISYDGGKQWNSFQLNLPLTPISDLKVHQGDLIAATQGRSFWILDDLGTIRQYNRGLSAQALHLYQPEDGYRVAGSSALNKIESEETGSGIGGPAGTNPVSGITLYYQLPAGFAKDSLATLEILDEQGKLVRKYSSKADKKFVTYPGGPTADPTLPVKPGLNRFVWDMRYATLPGVPTAFMPSSLTGHKAAPGTYQARLKVDDQEKTVAFKVLADPRVEVNQVAYKEQQAALTALEDGVREIHTSVLRMRKAKEQVNALVELLEETPEMRKVTDEGKALVKKINAWEEDLIQNRSQSNNDFLNFESKLSAHLLYLKDDLDTDIPFVTKAQQERLTELNASWQKSKTKMVDLIQKDIANFNQVTKEANIQKITLPGSTPEKVVF; this is encoded by the coding sequence ATGAAGAAACTGATATACCCTCTCCTCTTTTTGTCTGTCACCCAATTTGCTGTTTCCCCGGCGGAAGCCCAGAAAAAAAGCAAAGGAAAAGCTAAAGAAGCGAATCAAACAGATCAGATTAACCCCTACTTCAAGCCTGTGAAATGGCGGAACGTAGGTCCCTCTCGTGGCGGACGGTCAGTCACCGCAAGTGGCGTCATCAATGATCCGCTGACGTATTACATGGGCACCACGGGGGGCGGTCTCTGGAAAACCGAAGACGCTGGACAGAACTGGTTTAATATCTCTGACGGCTTTTTCAAGACAGGCTCCGTAGGTGCAGTTTCCGTGTCAGAATCAGACCCCAATGTGGTGTATGTGGGCATGGGCGAACACGCACCCCGCGGCGTAATGACATCGCATGGTGACGGTGTTTATAAGTCAACGGATGCCGGGAAAACCTGGACTAAACTAGGCCTGGACCTGACCAGGCACATCGCCGGAATAAGCATTCACCCGCAAAACCCAGATGTTATTTACGTAGCGGCCCAAGGTGCCTTGCATGGACCTGGCCAAGATAGAGGCGTGTACAAATCTGTGGATGGAGGCAAAACTTGGAAGAAGACGCTGTACGTGGATGAGAATACCGGTTGCGCTGACATCAGCATGGACATGAACAACCCCCGTATTCTGTATGCGTCCATGTGGGACCACCGGCGCTTACCCTGGCAGGTGATCAGTGGGGGTAAAGGCAGTGGCCTGTACAAATCAACAGATGGCGGCGAAACTTGGAAAAAGCTGGAGAACGGCCTGCCGAAGGAGCTCGGGAAAATCGGGGTTTCAGTTTCAAGAGCTAATTCCAATAAAGTGTATGCCGTCATTGAAAGCGATACCCAAAAAGACCTGGGCGGGCTATTTGTAAGTGAAGACGGCGGTAGCAAGTGGAACAGAGTAAGCAAAGACCATCGCCTTACGCAGCGTGCCTGGTACTACATAGAGGTATTTGCTGATCCGCAGAATGAAAACACGGTCTATGTGCTCAATGCCCCCGGCTTGAAGTCTACAGATGGAGGCAAGACCTGGACCCAGATCACCGGGACCCACGGCGATTACCACCAACTATGGATGAACCCGAAGGACAGCAAGAACATGGTGGTGGCAAATGACGGAGGCGCCGCGATAAGCTTTAACGGAGGCAAGGTATGGTCTACGCAGGACAACCAGCCCACCGCCCAGTTCTACCGGGTAAACGCCGACAATGTGTTCCCTTATAACCTGTACGGAGGACAGCAGGACAACACCTCGGTTAAAATAGCCAGCAGAAACACCTCGGGCAGCGGCATTGAAGAGCGCGACTGGTCTTTCAGCGCCGGTGGCGAAAGTGCGTTTCTAGCCTTCAATCCAGAAAACCCGCGCTATGTGGTGGGAGGCAGCTACCAGGGCAACATAGAGGTACATGATGTGGTCACTAACTTAAGAACCTCCATCATGGTTTCTCCTATCCTATACTTAGGCATGGAGCCTAAAAACATGAAGTACCGGTTTAACTGGAATGCCCCTATCATTTACTCAGCACATGAACCTAACACTTTCTACAATGCCGGGAACATTCTCTTTAAAACCACCGACACGGGCAAAACCTGGCAGGCTGTCTCCCCGGACCTGACCCGGCATGACTCCACGAAGATGATCATTAGCGGTGCTCCCTTCACCAATGAAGGAGCCGGCGGCGAGAACTATGGCACCATTGCCTACGTGGTGGAGTCACCGCATGAGAAGGGCGTGCTCTGGACGGGCAGCGATGACGGGTTAGTGCACCTCACCCGTGATGGAGGCAAAACCTGGAACAATGTTACCCCAAAAGGACTAGGCGAAACCCTGGTGAATAGCATTGAGGTATCGCCGCATGACAAAGCAACTGCTTACATCGCCACCACACGTTATAAATTCAATGATTTCACGCCTGCTATCTATAAGACCACTGACTACGGAAAAAGCTGGACCAAGATCACAGATGGCATCCCGGGGGAGGCATTCACCCGCGTGGTGCGTGAAGACAGCGAGCGCAAAGACCTTTTGTTTGCCGGAACTGAACTTGGCCTTTACATCTCCTATGATGGCGGTAAACAATGGAATAGTTTCCAGTTAAACCTGCCACTCACGCCTATCTCAGATTTAAAGGTTCACCAGGGAGACCTGATAGCCGCTACCCAAGGAAGATCTTTCTGGATTTTAGATGATCTGGGCACCATCAGGCAGTATAACAGAGGATTATCTGCCCAGGCCCTGCATCTCTACCAGCCTGAAGATGGCTACCGGGTAGCAGGAAGCAGTGCCCTGAACAAGATAGAGAGCGAGGAAACCGGTTCTGGCATAGGAGGCCCTGCGGGCACCAATCCTGTTTCGGGCATTACGCTCTATTACCAATTACCAGCCGGCTTTGCCAAAGACAGCCTGGCTACGCTGGAGATTTTAGATGAGCAGGGCAAGCTTGTCCGGAAATACTCCAGCAAAGCAGATAAAAAGTTCGTGACGTACCCCGGTGGCCCTACCGCTGACCCAACCTTACCTGTGAAGCCAGGCCTTAACCGCTTTGTCTGGGACATGCGGTATGCCACACTGCCGGGAGTACCCACCGCTTTCATGCCGTCCAGTTTGACCGGCCACAAAGCAGCACCGGGTACGTACCAAGCCAGGTTAAAGGTTGATGACCAGGAAAAAACCGTGGCTTTTAAAGTGTTGGCAGATCCTCGGGTGGAGGTCAACCAGGTTGCTTACAAAGAACAACAAGCGGCCCTGACAGCTCTGGAAGATGGCGTCAGAGAAATTCATACCTCGGTTCTAAGAATGCGGAAAGCCAAGGAACAGGTAAATGCTCTGGTGGAACTGCTGGAGGAAACTCCGGAGATGAGGAAAGTCACTGATGAAGGCAAAGCTTTAGTGAAGAAAATCAACGCCTGGGAAGAAGACCTGATCCAGAACAGATCTCAGTCTAACAACGACTTCCTGAACTTTGAAAGCAAGCTAAGTGCCCATTTATTGTACCTGAAAGACGACCTGGATACGGATATTCCTTTTGTGACCAAAGCGCAACAAGAACGGCTAACAGAGCTCAACGCCTCCTGGCAGAAGTCAAAAACGAAAATGGTTGATTTAATCCAGAAAGACATTGCCAACTTTAACCAAGTCACCAAGGAAGCGAACATCCAGAAGATTACGCTTCCAGGCTCCACCCCAGAGAAGGTCGTATTCTAA
- a CDS encoding HNH endonuclease, giving the protein MSLLQDSLKLYLQKFTRLRQGVTKYGPAPHKPILLLSIIEQFEKGEIHQNQIFISPELVGVFKENFALLVTTGHNPDFFLPFYYLASEGFWFVKTLPGKELNAHIKSFNVLNSLVDFAYLADDLYALLQVPETRHLLKSALLQRYFPASTHQYQQSKTLGGYLHDLEKYILNEDFAIYTPLQQAIPDEEQVFVRGGLFKKLVPQVYNFTCCITGMRLISNHGFSMVDACHIVPFSRTNDDRVTNGLALCPNLHRAFDRGLITIDQQLKVVVSPAIAENEANAYALRKLEGKRLNLPFGAIHYPAFENLAWHREKVFKG; this is encoded by the coding sequence ATGTCTTTGCTACAGGACTCCCTGAAACTGTACCTTCAGAAGTTTACCCGTTTACGTCAAGGCGTTACCAAATATGGGCCGGCACCTCATAAGCCCATTCTACTGCTGAGCATCATAGAGCAATTTGAAAAAGGAGAGATCCACCAAAACCAGATCTTTATCTCCCCTGAATTGGTGGGTGTTTTCAAGGAAAACTTCGCGCTGTTAGTAACCACAGGCCACAATCCAGATTTCTTTCTGCCCTTCTACTACCTTGCCAGTGAAGGCTTCTGGTTCGTCAAAACGTTACCTGGCAAAGAATTGAATGCCCACATAAAAAGCTTCAATGTGTTGAATAGCTTGGTGGACTTTGCCTACCTAGCCGATGACCTTTACGCGCTCCTTCAAGTTCCAGAGACTCGCCACCTTCTGAAAAGCGCTTTACTACAGCGTTATTTCCCTGCTAGCACGCACCAGTACCAACAGTCTAAAACCCTCGGCGGCTATCTTCACGATTTAGAGAAATACATCTTGAACGAGGACTTCGCCATTTACACGCCACTTCAGCAAGCAATACCCGACGAAGAACAAGTGTTTGTGCGAGGCGGTTTGTTTAAGAAATTAGTGCCGCAAGTTTATAATTTTACCTGCTGCATTACCGGCATGCGCCTCATTTCTAATCATGGTTTTTCTATGGTAGACGCCTGCCACATAGTACCTTTCAGCCGCACAAATGACGACCGCGTTACCAATGGTTTAGCCCTGTGTCCCAACCTACACCGCGCTTTTGACCGGGGCTTAATTACCATAGACCAGCAGCTGAAAGTAGTTGTTTCCCCCGCCATTGCCGAAAATGAGGCCAATGCCTATGCGTTGAGAAAACTGGAAGGCAAGCGATTGAATTTACCATTTGGAGCAATTCATTATCCGGCTTTTGAAAATTTAGCGTGGCATAGGGAAAAGGTATTTAAGGGATAA
- a CDS encoding putative sensor domain DACNV-containing protein translates to MIRKSTYAAARAVASTIESHFAQQQSEARQRGELNIAPAPSVKVVEALIDAAFWASLRKEEGQSPRISLAFLPPELAGNPLLFSQKLPLTSHNLTKLAPGVERAGVHLGVWFEKGELYVWGTTREILSFCFVLDVSEPGLLVVKHRRSSGFGKFANVAVLKGDVIKIIDERSDSLPDCPEVLTSLLGFTSPSSWNASVNVLVQLAVSMRAHGKGGTLLVVPANSDRWRESVIHPMQYALSPAFSALTELMKQDKVDRSQSLWQGALRREIDGVAGLTAVDGATVINDQHEVLAFGAKILRSDGNELVEQIVVTEPVVGNEPIIIHPTHSGGTRHLSAAQFVHDQRDATALVASQDGRFTIFSWSPCEMMVHAHRVDTLLL, encoded by the coding sequence ATGATTCGTAAGTCCACCTACGCCGCGGCAAGAGCCGTGGCTTCTACCATAGAAAGCCATTTTGCGCAGCAGCAGTCAGAAGCCCGGCAGCGCGGAGAACTCAACATCGCCCCGGCGCCCTCAGTCAAAGTGGTAGAGGCCCTGATTGATGCCGCCTTTTGGGCTAGCCTCAGAAAAGAAGAAGGGCAATCGCCCAGGATATCACTTGCGTTCTTGCCGCCTGAGCTGGCCGGAAATCCCCTGTTGTTTTCCCAAAAGCTTCCGCTTACGTCTCATAACCTGACCAAGCTGGCCCCTGGGGTAGAGCGCGCCGGGGTGCATTTGGGCGTGTGGTTTGAGAAAGGGGAGTTGTACGTCTGGGGTACTACCCGGGAGATCCTGAGTTTTTGTTTTGTGCTGGATGTGTCTGAGCCGGGTTTGTTGGTGGTGAAACACCGGCGCTCCAGCGGTTTTGGCAAGTTCGCGAACGTGGCGGTGCTGAAGGGTGACGTGATCAAGATCATAGATGAACGTAGCGACAGCCTGCCCGACTGCCCCGAGGTATTAACGTCTTTGCTGGGTTTTACCTCGCCTTCGTCCTGGAATGCCTCGGTCAACGTGTTGGTGCAACTGGCGGTGTCTATGCGCGCCCACGGCAAAGGGGGTACGCTGCTGGTAGTGCCGGCCAACTCAGACAGATGGAGAGAATCAGTGATACACCCCATGCAGTACGCCCTCTCGCCCGCTTTCTCGGCTTTGACCGAACTAATGAAGCAAGACAAGGTAGACCGGAGCCAAAGCCTCTGGCAAGGTGCCCTGCGCCGCGAGATTGACGGCGTAGCCGGACTTACTGCAGTAGACGGGGCTACCGTCATCAATGACCAACACGAGGTACTAGCTTTCGGGGCGAAGATCCTGCGCTCTGACGGAAACGAACTGGTAGAGCAGATAGTGGTCACGGAGCCAGTAGTAGGAAACGAACCCATCATCATTCACCCCACCCACAGCGGAGGCACCCGTCACCTCTCAGCTGCCCAGTTCGTCCATGACCAACGCGACGCCACCGCTCTGGTCGCCTCCCAGGACGGCCGCTTCACCATCTTCAGCTGGTCTCCCTGCGAGATGATGGTACACGCGCATAGGGTAGATACGTTGCTGTTGTAG
- a CDS encoding polysaccharide deacetylase family protein: MSCTSYSHQKERRGSVVLLASVFALSFLFPQSTQAQIAQGYEVATWQGFKPAAVSYTFDDNTSKQLTVALPLFNQYNFKTTLFTVTNWGPNWVGLRTAAQNGHEVASHTVSHASLNTLSVMGQETELQQSQTTINTNIPEAKCITIAYPNCNMGDVATIQKYYLAGRVCSGQIGPSTPGNFYQISSIIAGAQGAVKTAADFNAQVTSAKNSRGWCVFLMHGIDNDGGYSPLASAELASHLSYMNTNAADYWVATFANVVKYIKERNAVSLTEISLAPDSLQLTVQDNLEDNLYNVAITVRRQLPADWNNAKVYINRQLVSSTSSTVGGLRYVMFDVVPNGGEVHLAKSLVAGVQDLRNLAGVSVSPNPFTDGLSVKAASAFQYFLYSLDGKLVEEGKGKNAAQVGVTLAPGTYLLKLRQKDRVGASRVVKLN; the protein is encoded by the coding sequence ATGAGTTGTACCTCATATTCCCACCAGAAGGAAAGAAGAGGAAGTGTTGTGCTGCTGGCGAGCGTGTTTGCCCTGAGCTTTCTGTTCCCGCAAAGTACCCAAGCCCAAATAGCGCAAGGCTATGAAGTGGCCACTTGGCAGGGGTTTAAGCCGGCGGCGGTGAGCTATACGTTTGATGACAACACCAGCAAGCAACTGACCGTGGCCTTGCCGCTCTTCAACCAGTATAACTTCAAAACGACGCTGTTCACCGTCACCAACTGGGGGCCAAACTGGGTAGGGTTGAGAACGGCTGCTCAAAACGGACATGAAGTGGCCAGTCACACGGTAAGCCACGCTAGCTTGAATACGTTGAGTGTCATGGGGCAGGAAACAGAGTTGCAGCAATCCCAAACTACCATTAACACCAATATTCCAGAGGCCAAGTGCATCACCATAGCCTATCCCAACTGTAACATGGGAGATGTGGCTACTATCCAGAAATACTACCTGGCGGGGCGCGTGTGCAGCGGGCAGATTGGACCCAGCACCCCAGGTAACTTCTACCAGATCAGTTCCATTATTGCCGGGGCGCAGGGTGCGGTGAAAACTGCTGCAGATTTCAATGCCCAGGTAACCTCGGCGAAGAACTCCCGCGGCTGGTGCGTGTTCCTGATGCACGGCATTGACAATGATGGCGGTTATTCGCCACTGGCATCTGCAGAATTGGCTTCGCACCTCAGCTACATGAACACCAATGCCGCTGATTATTGGGTAGCCACGTTTGCCAACGTGGTCAAGTACATCAAGGAGCGCAACGCCGTGTCTTTAACGGAAATTTCTCTCGCCCCAGATTCTTTGCAACTCACCGTGCAGGATAACCTGGAGGACAACCTCTACAACGTGGCCATTACCGTGCGCAGGCAATTGCCAGCTGACTGGAACAACGCCAAAGTCTATATAAACCGTCAGTTGGTGAGTTCCACCAGCAGCACGGTAGGCGGCCTGCGGTACGTCATGTTTGATGTGGTGCCCAATGGCGGAGAGGTGCACCTGGCCAAGTCTTTGGTGGCGGGTGTGCAAGACCTGCGTAATCTGGCAGGGGTGAGCGTTTCTCCTAACCCGTTCACGGATGGGTTGTCAGTCAAAGCGGCCAGTGCCTTCCAGTACTTCCTGTACTCGTTAGACGGAAAACTGGTGGAAGAAGGCAAAGGGAAGAACGCTGCCCAGGTAGGCGTAACCTTGGCTCCCGGTACTTACCTGCTGAAGCTTCGGCAGAAAGACCGGGTAGGCGCAAGCCGGGTGGTGAAGCTAAATTGA
- a CDS encoding heme NO-binding domain-containing protein, with protein MVEDQMHGSIFVLLKRFVESKYDYSTWIKLLEAAEVTHNTYQMHNMYPTSELFAIVQKASAATGIAAHDLMEAFGEFLVPDLLLVYKKYIDPKWRTYEMLLNTEASMHGAVKKEDNRTTPPVLLVTPKGPNQLIVDYYSKRRMAGVAVGIIKGIAKYYQESEQVQVTRLTPIDAERVQIQVKFLT; from the coding sequence ATGGTTGAAGACCAAATGCACGGCTCCATCTTCGTTTTGTTGAAACGATTTGTGGAGAGCAAGTATGATTACAGCACCTGGATAAAGTTGCTGGAGGCCGCTGAAGTTACGCATAACACGTACCAGATGCATAACATGTACCCTACCAGTGAGCTCTTTGCCATTGTGCAGAAAGCCTCTGCAGCCACAGGCATTGCGGCGCATGACCTCATGGAAGCATTTGGTGAGTTTTTGGTGCCTGACCTTCTGTTAGTGTACAAAAAATACATTGACCCTAAGTGGCGCACGTACGAGATGCTCCTGAACACAGAAGCTTCTATGCACGGGGCCGTTAAAAAGGAAGATAACAGAACTACGCCACCAGTGTTGTTGGTTACCCCAAAGGGACCAAACCAGCTCATTGTGGACTATTATTCTAAACGCCGGATGGCGGGCGTTGCCGTAGGCATTATCAAAGGCATTGCCAAGTACTACCAGGAGAGCGAACAGGTACAGGTTACCCGCCTTACCCCTATAGACGCAGAAAGAGTACAGATACAAGTAAAATTTTTAACCTAA
- a CDS encoding cupin domain-containing protein yields METTDSLLAPMMGAEHRSVGGVQMDFVKAGDARVKRVIYPAGFRWSTHMKQIVGTDLCMHAHLGFLAKGHLQIQYADGITEDLIAPQVVAIEPGHDGWVVGEESAVLIEFDFEKDTLNRLGMETFHHHRLLPKAE; encoded by the coding sequence ATGGAAACAACAGATTCACTATTGGCACCTATGATGGGAGCCGAACACCGCAGCGTTGGCGGTGTGCAAATGGACTTCGTGAAGGCCGGAGATGCGCGGGTAAAGCGGGTGATTTATCCGGCTGGTTTCCGGTGGTCTACCCACATGAAGCAGATTGTGGGCACAGATCTCTGCATGCATGCGCACCTGGGCTTCCTGGCCAAGGGACATCTCCAGATTCAGTACGCCGATGGCATCACCGAAGACCTCATCGCGCCGCAGGTAGTGGCCATAGAGCCAGGGCACGATGGCTGGGTAGTAGGAGAGGAATCTGCTGTTTTGATTGAGTTCGATTTCGAGAAAGATACCTTAAATCGCCTGGGCATGGAAACCTTCCACCATCACCGGCTCCTGCCTAAAGCAGAATAA
- a CDS encoding HNH endonuclease — translation MKQGQSLWTREELILAINLYCKLPFGKLHRNNPEVIQLAHLIRRTSNSVAFKLVNFASLDPSLQERGIKGAQNTSKLDKEVWDQFNQNWDDLPYESEKIKAKYDHSTVEKINQIDESELPKEGKVREQIVKVRVNQAFFRRTVLAAYNSTCCITGIQIPALLIAGHIRPWGIDENNRLNPRNGLAINALHDKAFEAGLLTVTPDYIVKISSSLKEKGIANVKQDYFLKYDNEKIILPSKFLPDRSLLEYHNSERFIP, via the coding sequence ATGAAGCAAGGCCAAAGCCTTTGGACCAGAGAAGAGTTGATTCTTGCAATCAATCTGTATTGTAAGTTACCCTTCGGAAAACTTCACCGAAATAACCCAGAAGTAATCCAGTTAGCGCATTTAATTCGGAGAACTAGTAATTCTGTAGCTTTTAAGTTGGTGAACTTCGCGAGCTTAGACCCAAGCCTGCAAGAGAGGGGTATTAAAGGTGCTCAAAATACAAGCAAATTAGACAAGGAGGTCTGGGATCAGTTTAATCAAAATTGGGATGATCTTCCTTATGAGAGCGAAAAAATTAAAGCGAAGTATGATCATTCAACAGTAGAGAAGATAAACCAGATTGATGAATCAGAACTTCCTAAGGAGGGGAAGGTAAGAGAACAGATAGTCAAAGTGCGGGTAAACCAAGCTTTTTTCAGGCGCACAGTTCTTGCAGCATATAATTCCACATGCTGTATTACTGGTATACAAATTCCTGCATTGCTTATAGCTGGCCATATAAGACCCTGGGGAATAGATGAGAATAATCGGTTAAATCCAAGAAATGGATTAGCCATAAATGCCTTACATGATAAAGCGTTTGAGGCTGGTCTTCTAACAGTTACTCCTGATTACATTGTCAAGATATCTTCCTCTCTCAAGGAAAAAGGAATTGCTAATGTTAAGCAGGACTATTTCTTGAAGTACGACAATGAGAAAATAATCTTGCCTTCTAAGTTTCTGCCAGACAGGAGTCTGCTTGAATACCACAATAGTGAAAGGTTTATCCCTTAA
- a CDS encoding Y-family DNA polymerase: MTSLFALVDCNNFYASCERVFQPSLNGQPVVVLSNNDGCVIARSNEAKALGIQMGAPYFEIRDLVEIGDIHAFSSNYTLYGDMSHRVMATLSRFTPNIEVYSIDESFLDLGNFYQKNLVEYCWEIKHTVHQWTGIPVSLGVAPTKALAKVANRLAKKSAKAKGVLVLTDPYHITEALKATSIEDVWGVGRQYAKLLRKHGVNSAYDFTLKSDSWVKKHMAVVGLRLVKELRGESCLELDEIAPPKKGICTSRGFGERLTDYGQIQEATANYAAKCAKKLRKQKSCAKVMTVFIQTNFFSGTDQQYSNSRTITLPVATNSDMELIHYASLVLKSIFKPGYRYKKTGVILTEIVPQHQIQYDLLDNINREKHVSIMETIDKLTSRYGRDIVKVASQGYDHSWQVKCERKSPCYTTRLSEIPTVYNAT; the protein is encoded by the coding sequence ATGACCTCCTTGTTTGCTCTGGTGGACTGCAACAACTTCTACGCCTCCTGTGAGCGCGTCTTCCAACCTTCGTTGAACGGCCAACCCGTAGTGGTACTCTCCAACAATGACGGCTGCGTGATTGCCAGGAGCAATGAGGCCAAGGCATTGGGCATTCAGATGGGAGCTCCTTACTTTGAGATCAGAGACCTGGTGGAGATAGGCGACATCCATGCCTTCTCCTCCAATTACACCCTGTATGGCGACATGTCTCACCGGGTCATGGCCACCCTCTCCAGGTTCACGCCCAACATAGAGGTATATTCCATTGATGAGTCGTTTTTAGACCTGGGCAATTTCTACCAGAAAAACCTGGTAGAGTACTGCTGGGAAATCAAGCACACCGTGCACCAGTGGACGGGCATCCCGGTTAGTTTAGGGGTAGCTCCTACCAAAGCGCTGGCCAAGGTCGCCAACCGACTCGCCAAGAAATCTGCCAAGGCAAAGGGGGTACTGGTGCTCACTGATCCGTACCACATCACAGAGGCCTTGAAAGCAACCAGCATTGAAGACGTATGGGGCGTGGGTAGGCAGTACGCCAAACTGCTGCGCAAACATGGCGTTAACAGCGCCTATGACTTCACCCTGAAGTCAGATTCCTGGGTAAAGAAGCACATGGCTGTTGTAGGCTTGCGGCTGGTCAAGGAACTGCGGGGCGAAAGTTGTCTGGAGTTGGACGAGATCGCACCGCCCAAGAAAGGCATCTGCACGTCCAGAGGCTTCGGGGAACGGCTCACCGACTACGGCCAGATACAGGAAGCCACCGCTAATTATGCCGCCAAGTGCGCCAAAAAGCTCCGGAAACAGAAAAGCTGTGCCAAGGTCATGACGGTGTTCATCCAGACCAATTTCTTCTCTGGCACAGATCAACAATACAGCAACAGCAGAACCATTACGCTGCCTGTGGCCACCAACTCAGACATGGAGCTGATTCACTATGCCTCGCTGGTGCTGAAATCCATTTTCAAGCCGGGGTACCGGTACAAAAAAACCGGGGTAATTCTGACGGAGATTGTTCCCCAGCACCAGATCCAGTATGATTTGCTGGACAACATAAACCGTGAAAAGCACGTCAGCATCATGGAGACCATAGACAAACTCACCTCCAGGTACGGCAGAGACATTGTGAAAGTGGCCTCGCAAGGGTATGACCACTCCTGGCAGGTTAAATGCGAGCGCAAATCGCCCTGCTACACCACCCGGCTCTCTGAGATACCTACCGTCTATAATGCAACGTAA
- a CDS encoding LexA family protein: protein MLEPCSIDFLEGLELPLFASYISAGFPSPADDYLEDRIELNNYLIQNPTSTYMMKVKGNSMQDANIHEGDLLVIDKSLKPRDGLPVVCFLDGEFTVKTFRNINGKVYLEPANPAYAPIEITEEMDMRVWGVIVWILHKPVKR from the coding sequence GTGCTGGAACCCTGTTCCATTGATTTCCTGGAGGGGCTTGAACTGCCCCTGTTCGCCTCTTACATCAGCGCGGGGTTCCCCTCCCCCGCTGACGACTACCTGGAAGACAGGATTGAGCTGAACAACTACCTCATCCAGAACCCCACCTCTACCTACATGATGAAGGTGAAAGGCAATTCCATGCAAGACGCCAATATTCATGAGGGCGACCTGCTAGTAATAGACAAAAGCCTGAAGCCCCGTGACGGGCTGCCGGTGGTTTGCTTCCTGGATGGGGAATTTACCGTGAAAACGTTCCGGAACATCAACGGCAAAGTGTACCTGGAGCCCGCCAACCCTGCCTACGCTCCCATAGAAATCACCGAGGAGATGGACATGCGGGTGTGGGGCGTTATTGTTTGGATTCTGCACAAACCAGTAAAACGATGA